The stretch of DNA tggaacaacaggctggttcaaaattgggaaaggattatttCAAGGCTGGATTGAAAAGGATTCAATAAATAAAGGATTATTTAAGCAGGTGTATTGTTACCTGCTTAAGTATTATGCAGTGTATataatgcaaaatgccaggctggatgaatcacaagctggattcatgattgccgggagaaatatcaaccacctcaagtattcagatgataccactctaatggcagaaagctaagaggaactgaagagcctcttgatgagggtgaaagaggagagtgaaaaagctggcttaaaattcaacattcagaaaactaagatcatggcatccagtctcatcacttcatggcaaatagatttggaaaaattgtaaataatgatagattttattttcttggactcaaaaatcactgtggatagtgactgcagccatgaaattaaagacattttgctccttggaaggaaagctatgacaaacctaaacagcatgttaaaaaccagagacatcactttgatgacaaaagtccatatagtcaaagctatgtttcttCCTGTTGTAAtgttacagatgtgagagttggaccataaagaaggctgaccaccgaggaagtgatgcttttgaaatgctgagagtcccttggattacaaagagatcataccagtcaattctaaaagaagtCAACGCTGactattcatgggaaggactgatgctgaagctgaagctccaatactttggccacctgatgtgaagaggcaactcattggaaaagactggtgctgggaaagattgagggcaggaggagaagggagagacagaggacgatgattaaatagcatcaccaactcaatggatgtgagtttgagcaaacaccgggagatattgaaggatagggaagcttgcAGTCCTGCAGTCCATCGTGTTGCGAAGGGtcggacactgagtgactgaactacaacaagGCAGAACCTTTCCCTagattcctttctcttcctcatgcTTTGTATCTAATTGCTCGTTAATTGCAGTAGAATCTCCTTAGTATGTCTCATATTTCCCCCTTTTTCACTCATAATAccactatttttatttcagaCTCTTCCCTTATCTGTATGAATACCTGAATTAACCTCATTGTCTTCAGGTTTACCTACCTCCAGCTCATCTTTCGTGCTGtaagaaattgtcttttaaatACTCAAACGTGATCGTATCACTCTCTTGCTTAAAATAGTCACTGTCTCCCCATTAGCTTCATTATAAGTTCCATAGAATAAATTAAAACCTCAGCATCTCATTCAAACATTTGTGAATTGGTTTTTGCCTGTCTTTCTAGATGATATTAAGACTAAGTTTCAAGGAAATGTAATTAGAATGGATTATGCTATTTCAAGTGTGCAGTAGTGGAAACAACCACCAATTGAATGTGAACTAAAATCCTTAAAGGCATTTGATGATCAAGTATGTGAAACAATGATATTTGACAGACCTTTGGGTTCCAGTAAGagggaaaatgacaaaaatacttAAGAGAACTGAAGAGGAGGGAGAGTAAGTTAACAGAACAAATCAAATCCAGAAACTATTACCAAGAGTAACTGTAAAAATCTGTGGCATTGAGCTTATGGTGGGTAGGTATATTAGGTCGACTTAAAGGGTCAAGTCAGGATGGAGACTGACATAAAAATCCGTGACATATCTTATCTTTCCCTTCAGACTTTGTGTTGGCTTCCTAACAAATATAGAACAAAATCTAAGATGTTAAAATGATCTAAGAAGGCCTCTACGATCAGGCTATTTACTTCCTATGCAGCCTCACCTCCTGCTACTGCCCTCTTTCGCTTTAGGCTCCATTAACACTAAATGCGGTGATCTTTCAagtctctttgtttttttcacgtattttttttttcaggtaaatccaaattttatttttttatttttttccaagtttacactttatttatttttaatataaatttatttattttaattgagggcTAATTactttcaatattgtattggttttgccatacatcaacatgaatctgccacgggtgtacacgtgttccccatcctgaactcccctcccacctccctccccgcacCATCCctatgggtcatcccagtgcactagccccaaacatcctgtatcctgcatcgaacctgaactggtgattcgtttcttatatattatacatgtttcaatgccattctccaaaatcatcccaccttctccctctcccagagtccaaaagactgatctatacatcagtgtctcttctgctgtctcgcatacagggttatcattaccatctttctaaattccatatatatgcattagtatactgtattggtgtttttctttctggcttacttcactctgtataataggctccagtttcatccacctcattagaactgagtcaaatgtattctttttaaaagccaagtaatactccattgtgtatatgtacccacAGTTTTGTTATCCATCCGTCTGTAGATATCcatcatgtcctggctattataaacagtgctacgatgaacgttggggtacacatgtctctttcaattctggtttcctccgtgtgtatgcccagcagtgggattgctggatcataaggcagttctatttccagttttttaaggaatctccacactgttctccatagtggctgtactagtttgcattcccaccaacagtgtaagagggttcccttttctccacaccctctctagcatttattgcttgtagacttttggatcgcagccattttgactggcgtgaaatggtacctcattgtggttttgatttgcatgtctctgataatgagtgatgttgagcatctttccatgtgtttgttagccatctgtatgccttctttggataaatgtctgtttagttctttggcccattttttgattgggtcgtttatttttctggaattgagctgcaggagttgcttatatatttttgagattaattatttgtcctttgcttcatttgctattattttctcccattctgaaggctgtcttttcaccttgcttagagtttcctttgttgtgcagaagccaTGTATTGTTTCTTCTGCCTAGAATGTCTTTCAGTTCCTTATTTCCTCAGTGAACTCCTATTTATTCTTCAGAACCTTGTactggcatcaccaacttcagGAGCCTTCTCTGAATGCACCTCTCTCACAGAGTTACCCATCCATCAATCcactcatttgtttgtttattattgagcaaatatttattgagtacttagtgtggaccagatgccatgtaaGGTACTGGGAACATCATGGCTAGAAGACAGGCCAAATGTGACTTTTACCCTTCTTGGCCTTATATTTAGAAATgaatacacatatgcatatgcacgtgaacacacacatgcattcacacacacacaaatacacattcaaatagataaagaaaataatcatcAGTTTTCTAAGTGCTATGAATATAAGAGGCAAGAAACCGTTATACAGAATAATGAGTGTAAGGGATAGATACAGAAGCAACATAGTATAAGGTTGAACCATGTGAAATTGCTAGTATTTgactatttttgtttattataatTGGTGATTTTATATAGTTCAACCTAATAGTTGCCTTTCTGAGGAACTGACTTTAAACTTAGATCTGAAGATAAGGTAAACTGGCTAAGGTGGCTAAGCTTGAAGCTTAGCATGTTCCAGAAACCaagagaaaactggaaaagaTAGAATTGAGAAAACTGTTGAAATGTAAGAGCTATAAGCAGGACAGATTGTATTGGATCTTTATAGGAATTTGGattgattttcattaaaatataaagccACTAGACTATTTTAAAATCCTTCTGATTTCAGTGTGGGACTGAGAGGGAAGAGAATAAGGGCAAAAAATAGGGCTATCAAGAAGTTGATGTCAAGAGGCAATATAATGTGTTAAGTGTACAGGGTTTGGCTTCATGCTGCCTTGATTTAAATCCTGGTTTTACCATTTGccatttattatttcactttatGCAAGTTACTCAAactctctaagcttcagtttcttcatttgtataaTAGGATAATGACGGGATCAACTTCATAGGATGTTGATCTATGACTAACCTCTAGACTAGTCTAGAGACTGAATAAGATAATCCACTGCACAACACTGAGCAGTCCCCGGCATCTAATAGAGATTAATAATCCAAATGACAGGTGACAGTACCTGCACTATTTTGATGACAGCCTATTTGAAGAGAAGTGAACAAACATGAAACCTTTTGTTGTGGGGGTTTAAGCAGCAAGTTTTATTAATGAATTGGATATGTGAATTGAGGGAGAAGGATTTTTCAGGCATCACTCCTAGGTTTCTGTCAAAGAGTGGAATGGATTGTGCTGCACTCTGCTAAAATGGGGACGGTGTGCCTGGTACAGAATTTGGCCACAGAAATTTCTCTCTCATTATGCCATATAAggcagaatgaaagaaagaaaaaaggaaggtaaGTACcatacaatataaaaagaaatagttatttaaaatttagataACAGTCAGAACCTTACATGAGATATGAAAAACACTTCATGTTATATTTATACCACAATGTCTAAAACATGTAAAacttttgtgtatatattattttttctcaaagtCTAAGATTTTGTAAATCTTTCTACCATACTATGTGATAAACAGTGAACAATTAAACTTATGTGCTTACTTTGTCTTATATTAAGGGCATTTTGTAATCATTCCATCTGTTTCTCTCACAGAATGAAACCTGCTTGGTATACCAGCAGATGAAGAATTTAAGGAGGGTGTCTGTCTTTATTCTCTTTAGAAACTGAGAGTCTGCTCTGGGAACCATCAGGCACCATGGGGAAGCGGGACAATCGGGTGGCCTATATGAATCCTATAGCAATGGCCAGATGGAGGGGCCTATCTCAATCTGCAGGCCCAACAATACAAGATTATCTGAATCGACCAAGGCCCACCTGGGAAGAAGTgaagaaacaattagaaaataaaaagaaaggctcCAAGGCATTAGctgaatttgaagaaaaaatgaatgagaactggaagaaggaactagaaaaaagcagagagaaattaTTAAGTGGAAATGAGAGTTTAtccaaaaaaagagacagaaagaaaaagaaaaagaagaaatcttgtCGGTCTTCATCTTCTTCTTCATTAAGCACTGATTCTTCAAGCAGTTCCCCAGATTCTgaagatgaggaaaagaaagaaggaaaaaagagaaagaaaaagaagaaccatTCATACAAATCATCAGAAAGCTCTCCATGTGATTCTGAATCAGAGAGCAAGGaatctgtaaaaaagaaaaagaagtcaaaggatgaaacagagaaagaaaagtgtaTTAGAAAtctcagcaaaaaaagaaagaaaacttgtcCTGAGGATAAACCTTTATCATTGGAGTCCTCATCAGAATCAGATTATGAAGAAGAGatgcaaacaaaaaagaagagaagacgtgaagagcaagaaaaaggaacagaaaaggcaaaaaagaagaagaagaaacagtacAAAAAACAtagtaagaagaagaaaaagaaatcagattcaAGTCACAAATCAGTAtagtatcaagaaaaaaataggaagatttACCTGTTGAAAAAATCAAGAAAGGTCTATAGGAAAATTCAACTGTGAGTGTTAGAGCATATTTACCAAAATGCATGAGTTTCCCTGTGTTAGTAGAATTATTCCTGGACTTTGTTGCCAGTCAAATGCCACTGTGCCAGAAAGGGCCTTAATTGTTGCCTGCAGCTTAAAtgtagggttttgttttgtttacatgtTTTTCCCTCCACTGGCTAATTTCTCTGAGAGCTAAAATCGTGTCGTCATACTAGTGGTTAAAATGTTTagaattaaattaaatgttttagaTGATAAATAATTCTGACCAAACAATGTATCTAATGTCAAAAGTATCTAATTTGgatacatctttaaaatatattcagaaatatCCAGGCAACAATAGTTGACCTTTTTGAAGCATGGACTTAACATTAATGtctcaaaatatttacatttgaagattaaaatttaggtttttttcctccttaataaACTTTTGTTTACATGGGGAAAGGGCTGTGGGGGGAAAAGAGTTTGCTATCACTTTGGCGAGCTGAATAGTGTGCCTTTGATACTTACACATCCTATTTTTGCTAGTGCAGCAGccattctttttactttgtaaTGTATGCTGCTTCACATGAACAAGAAAGACAGCAATTTACAGTATATGTAAAACCCCAGTTTTATAAAACTTATCTCCACTTCCACAGTAGTAAATAATATTTAGTGTTAGAGTGTTACATGATTTGAATTAACTTTGATACCCTTTGGAGGAGAATCATTTTAAATAGaccctggtatttttttttttattaataaatcttTATCCTGAAATGTTTTGCATGTTTCATACTATTAAGTTTTGATTATCCAGGGACATTCTATATAAACAATAAtcctttttttaatatgatttacACTTAGGGTACAAGTTTCAAGCTTTTAATTTATTAATCTTACTATATTAATTTCATTACTGTGTTTGACTGCATACTTTCCAAAATATTTAGCATGTAAAAAGAaggttataaaaaatatttaatgcctTCATATTGAAGCTGGTTTACTATAAGCAAGTTGAGTGCCAGACCTCTAGTACACTGTATGTCTTGTTACATAAAACTACTGCCAAAATCTTAGTATGCTGTTTAAAAATTTGTTGTCTTAAGCGTTaatattgaattaaaataaaagttaaattaggAGAATATAGTCTGTTTCATATTTTACTAAGATTTGGAGTTTGTTGCCTCATGTTTGTTGCTGATTCATGTTTACCACTATGCTGAAAtaagttgaaatttatttttgctttacatattttatataagagCAATATGAATTATAAATTGATGCCTAAAAACACCCATTACAGAAGATGTGCTAATTGTAATGTCATATGTACAAAGTATTTTGGCATGAGGAGAGAATAGAtagctatttttttaagtagctgATTTTATGTCAGCTCCCTTGAGTCACaagtaaaattattataaagataGAAAACATCTGGTACATAAATAACATATTGACTCCCCCAATTTTTGCAGTGCATACACCAGATTCTCT from Bos mutus isolate GX-2022 chromosome X, NWIPB_WYAK_1.1, whole genome shotgun sequence encodes:
- the FAM133A gene encoding protein FAM133A; protein product: MGKRDNRVAYMNPIAMARWRGLSQSAGPTIQDYLNRPRPTWEEVKKQLENKKKGSKALAEFEEKMNENWKKELEKSREKLLSGNESLSKKRDRKKKKKKKSCRSSSSSSLSTDSSSSSPDSEDEEKKEGKKRKKKKNHSYKSSESSPCDSESESKESVKKKKKSKDETEKEKCIRNLSKKRKKTCPEDKPLSLESSSESDYEEEMQTKKKRRREEQEKGTEKAKKKKKKQYKKHSKKKKKKSDSSHKSV